Proteins from a single region of Catenulispora sp. EB89:
- a CDS encoding ornithine cyclodeaminase family protein — MTPNPPLILDRAGTEAAVADPTALAETLTTALIAIADDTVSVPPRIAARSPHGLLGAMPGHVPGLGLAAKVITVFPDPQRPGRSAHRGVVAAFDAEDGRLLAILDAEPLTTARTAATSILAFRTLARPDSRHITVIGTGTLATAHLALLADDPHLTITVAGRDPAQVEALAERFDIRPAASIEAAVRDADAVLCCTGTNRPVIRHAWLAPGTHVNSIGGSDGPEIDAATVGAASLFAEWHGAATSPPPAGAHELQGVPTERITLLGAVLAGRHPGRRDQTEITAFKSTGHAALDVAAAAVATRRN, encoded by the coding sequence ATGACCCCGAACCCGCCCCTGATCCTGGACCGCGCCGGAACCGAGGCCGCCGTCGCCGACCCGACGGCGCTCGCCGAAACCCTCACCACCGCACTGATCGCCATCGCCGACGACACCGTCTCCGTCCCGCCACGCATCGCGGCCCGGTCGCCGCACGGCCTGCTCGGAGCCATGCCGGGCCACGTCCCCGGCCTCGGTCTGGCCGCCAAAGTGATCACCGTGTTCCCCGATCCACAGCGACCGGGCCGCAGCGCGCACCGCGGCGTCGTGGCAGCCTTCGACGCGGAGGACGGCCGCCTCCTGGCGATCCTCGACGCCGAGCCGCTGACCACCGCACGCACCGCGGCGACGTCGATACTCGCTTTCCGCACCCTCGCCCGACCCGACTCCCGTCACATCACGGTGATCGGCACCGGCACACTGGCGACCGCGCACCTGGCACTGCTCGCCGACGACCCGCACCTCACGATCACGGTCGCGGGCCGCGATCCGGCACAGGTCGAAGCCCTGGCCGAACGCTTCGACATCCGCCCCGCCGCGTCCATCGAAGCCGCAGTACGGGACGCCGACGCAGTCCTGTGCTGCACCGGCACGAACCGACCCGTCATCCGCCACGCGTGGCTGGCACCGGGAACACACGTCAACTCCATCGGCGGCTCCGACGGCCCGGAAATCGACGCCGCGACGGTCGGCGCCGCATCACTGTTCGCCGAGTGGCACGGCGCGGCCACGTCCCCACCGCCTGCGGGAGCCCACGAACTCCAAGGCGTCCCCACCGAGCGAATCACGCTGCTGGGTGCCGTACTCGCCGGCCGGCACCCCGGACGACGCGACCAGACGGAGATCACCGCTTTCAAGTCCACCGGCCACGCGGCGCTGGATGTCGCCGCGGCGGCCGTGGCGACGCGGCGGAACTGA